The genome window ATAGCACAGACCCTCCATGCCTTTGCAGTTCCGTACAGCGGTGCTGTTCTGACATCTGGTGTACAATTGGGACcaaatcacaaatgttattgCTCTCACTAATAACTGTAGGCACAAACATAATCACCCAGTCTTTTCCATTAAAACGTTTCTTGCATCAAGTATTACACATAGCCCACAAATACAGGAACAGACCACCAAATTCATTTTTACCACAAGAGAAGTATgagatatttgtatttttttatcaactGATGTCAAATTGCTCTCAAAAAGATTGATACATTTAATAACCATCAGCTAAAACAATGCAGCACTGTTCCAGCATGTTCCAGTGTTAGAGCTATGAGTGAGACTATTATTAAACAATGTGCAGACATCTTCAAAGAAACTCTGTTGTGTCAGTTTACAACCACAAAACCATAAATACATGTTTCCACATCTTGTTGCATAATCTACTGAGCCTTCACGTTGTCTCTGCAATGCATTGaaaatgcaatgttttgttGCTGAAGTGCAGTTCTACATCAAGTGATCTTTGGCCCAGTAAAAACTTAATTGCACATTAACTACAAGAAGAAATGTTTACCATGGTTGCTTAACGATGGTGCTGGttaaattcataacaaaagttatttttgtaaatgatttatttttttatgtggaAAGACACTCCGCAGTGCACTGCATCCCCTTATACTTTTTTCATGCAGCTATTCAGCGGAGGTGAGCTCTGATTTTTGGCTATGATCCACTTTGGGAATCAGATTTGAAGCATTCAATTTCCAAAACCATTCACGACAAGCAGCAGAAGTTGACCTTGGTTGTAAGCTCTGTCCCTTCTCATTCAATTTTCTCAGGAGGAACTACTTCCATCAGCAGCTGGAGATGCATGGTAATGGGCCCTATAGGGGGATGGAGGTCACATGGACTCAATGACATCAGCACAACATAACACTGTATTTCATTGGTTTGCTTTTGACAATTTGAGCACTGTTTTTTCCATGTATTCAATACTGATGGtcaataattaatattaatatttcaatagctaacattttgagaaaaaaacacttgattGTCAAtaagtttttaaaagtaaacttaCTCATGAGTTTGCGTGCCCAGTTGACCTTCCGGTGGACAAAGGGGTAGTAAAGAAGAAGTCCACTGAAGATGAAGATAGTACAGTAGAGGTACTCCAGCTCTGGCTTATCAATGATGGGAGCCAGGACTAAGTAGCAGGACACCACGACCATTAGGCCTGCTATGACAATCGGCACCTTTAAGTAATCACACAATTACTCAACATCCACTGTTtagtatttatttgtatttctgccCTGTGTTCACAACACCAAATCTCCTAAAAGGTTATGTAAATGAGAGTATATTTcccttaaaacaaaatatagttTCAGGTGAATTCTTTTACAATTCCTGCAACTGCAAACAAATATTACATTAGCCTCAAGATATTCAAAAATGAACTTGGTTGATTGACaaccaataaaaacagaagagaaGAATAAGACTAAAATATGATCTATTGCATAGGGGTGACACAAATAAAACAGTGTATTTGCAAAAGCTTGgttaaactttcaaaaaataagCCTATATTGGGGTTTCTATTAGAAAATGTTGACCAGGTCACACCTGTCCAGTGTACAATGCAGATGTTGTCTAGATTCACCACATCTGTGTGTCTTATATTCACTGTCTTGCTACATGATCAGTTAATAACAATTCCACTGCATAGCAACATCCAATGACCTGAAACCACATCAGAAACATGGCACCAGACTCATCCgattttgtgttttggtgtaAAGTTACAGATTGTAGTGTCAAGTTAGCAATGCATCAGAGCAGAACACTAGTCTGGAAACCAGAGTCTGCCAGCTCAGCGGGCCTCACCTTTACTGGTCTATGAAGCTCCTTCCTGGTGAAACGCATGACTATGAGCGCTAGTGCTGTGAGACCGTAAAACACCCACTGAGCAAAGCTGAAGTAGTTAATGAGGGTATTAATGTCTGCTGGGATTATGTAGAAAATAGCCAACATACCCTGAAACAGAAAGAAACCAAATATTGTATTCAAATATCTTGTTGACTTTACATGGCAGTAAATATACTATTTATCTAAACCTACATGGGATATTTTAGGGGTAATATGGATGagacttttaaaaatatgttttaggtTCATGTCCTGTTGAAAAAGAGTCGCAAACTGTACACAGCACATATTGAAAGAGCATGCAATtgcttaaacatttaaaaagtcagaTGTACTGTGACCAAATTGAAATGTATACAAGGGAACTCATTAAATATGCAGGACTCACATTTAATATGAGAGCAGGGGCTGGAGTGTAGCGTTTCAAGCTAATATACGATAAAATTTTCACCATGTGACCCTCTCTACCAGATACATAGGCCAGCctgtgagaagagagagagagagagagagagagagagagagagagagagagagagagatagaaataTGTCTTGTGCCGTTGTATTCTTGTTGTAGTCTACTTCTATCTTTTTCATCTGTTTGTCTGTCAAAGTCTTTCTACCTCGCGCAAGTCAGTATGCTCACTTTTACTTTCAAactgtttacttgtgttttatttatcataCATTCAAATATGCACACCACATagtttaacacacacaaacagaagaaTGACTTCTTTTGCATCTGTATTTTATAAATAATGTGGCAGTTGTCACATTGTCTCTTTTACCTGCCAGCAGTGAAGCAGCTTCCATTGGCAGATCCGAATGTAGAGAAGACAACAAAGAGAGGAATGATCCAAGACAAAGGGTGAAGGACTCTGTCTCCAAAAGTCTAAAAAGGCACAAGCAAAAATTCCAGAAAAGACAAGGGAGCAGAGTAAATGAATTCTGAGCAGTTAGTGAGGTTTCATATAAAATTATCTGGAATGAACAAAAACTGTCTACACACAATGTAAAcatgtgggaaaaaaagattggccaccagagatgggaagtaacgaagtacaaatactttgccaatgtactcaagtagatttttcagatatttttactttactttactatttatttttttggcaactttttacttttacttcttacattttaacatgaatatcggtactttctactccttgcattttacaaaattggctcgttaatttagttttgtacaaaacctTGTCTACTAGGTGGGATTGTGActgcatgtcggagaatagcgcggacacgcgcctcacaccgcgagcgggcgcgcacagcacacggagaaaaaaatgagagaaaagaaaaagagactagctttCCGGaagataatcagctgagattgtgtgtgtgcgtccttgAGAACTTTAAGTCGTATAACTTACAATATGTTGTCACTTCAttttattggtctatagttctggcaaagttaaagttagctagtgattttgttgtttgtgtgcttcacctgttaccttacacctggctgttaaaTCATAATGGCGTTTGTTGAACGCCCTTGCTCACAATTGTACTTTAGGTGTATTATTTAAATCCTACATGTAGCCTTTACAaccttatttatttctttgcagaaccacacacaaacacagccatagcagaacTACCCATGCCCgtgtttgtactgttgcttgattgtaatatcaacagagagaagttgtctccgtctgttttttaacagacacaactagggctttaaatacagtcctaatttagtcctcactaacaagtttcaaatcatttcactgtGGAGTTCCCGttattttttgcatcatcaaAATTTAATCTAAGTGGATGGTAATGTACAGACTTCTCACAGAttcacaattgaattcatatcttgctactcagtcagaatcgtattaacctggagtctctgtcacaataaacagGTTATTTGTTTTaagcctattggcagacagccatttaaaatgtagccaacaTTGTAACATGgttgtggtccaggtagctttgtcattcacaaggctacttttacttttatacttgaAGTAAATttcctgtactttgttacttttacttgagtaaagaagttaaatcagtacttctacttttacttttagtcatttttaacacaattatctgtagtTGTACTTGAGTACGgtaagtgagtacttttgccatctctgttgGCTACTATAGGCAGTTCTCATTACTGTAAATCCATTTTACAACACCACTAAGATattgaaaacaaatttaaaaacccGGATTTCTCTATAACCATGTCAACACATATGCCTCTTACCACAGCAACAGCTGGAGACAACAGCAGTTCAGTGCTGGTCATAACAGAAAAGTAAGAGATGTTGACCAACACGTAGCACACAGATACCAAAGGGATCCCAATGAGGATGGCCAGTGGCAAGTTCCTGAGATGAATTGACAGAAAATCTATTTACTCAAGTGCACTTTGTGCAGCCTACTCTGACAGACATGCTGCTCTGAATTTGCATATAACattaaataattgtaataaaaaattCAGATTTCACATGTAAAGATCCCTCTTAAACATTATTAGTAGTAAATAGttgtaaaaaaactcataaacaTGGAAAGATGAGTTTTAGTTTGTCTTACCTGAAGGGGTTTTTTAACTCTTCTGTAATGAAATTGAGTTGATTCCTAAGAAAACAAGGACAGTGTGTCATTTCTTAAGGTAGCGTAAtgcaataaaataacaaatacaaacaactATGGTTATTCAATCACAGatacaaagaacacaaaagcTTAATCACTCTCCTCTGCAGAGCACCAAATTGAAATTTGCATGGATTTAGTCAGccactattttttattttctgcagtCCTACGTAAGAAATCCCTGCAACCCCTtcaacattcaattcaattcaattttatttatagggTCAAATCCCGtcagttatctcaggacactttgcAATTAGACTATGCCTAGACACTCTATAATTAGAATAGAATCCTCGATGGCCCGACTGCATAGAATAGAGGATAGCATCAAACACCCTACCATTAGATAACTgcagaacacagtgtaaataactaaatatctgTCTTCAATACTGTGCATATCTCATTAAGTGTCAAAGTCAGCCGTTAAGCTCTCGTGCAACCGTTACACTTATGTCCTTATTATTGGGCCAAACTTTAATACTGTTTATGACAAAGCGTGCATGATGAACAATGTGTTTGCGTATTAGACTTTCAAGTGGGGGATACCACTTGTTGATGCTGTGATTTTGGCAATCACaaattgttggaaacatttaaaTACTGCGGTGACCCCTGTGCTTAATGCTGCATGATGGCACTGCTGGCACGGCAGGAGTAATATGCCAATGGAAGaaacaggagagaaaaaggCTTTAGTGACAATGAATGGCTAATATGCTGATACAAGTTCCCTAAAGCTGTGCTCTTGGATCTATGTACTAAATTGGATCCAGTATTGAGGGCAATGCGCCGGAATCGTGCCATCCTGGTCCAAATACAGGTCCTCGCCACTCTGGGGGCAACCTGCTGTTTCCAGAGGGAAATGGCAGACAGATAagtgttttaattaaatataataatcttcaactttatcGGTAAGGCTTGTTTGGACATAATATAAAGTTCTGTTAAATCTTATGTAGGTCTGGTATATCAAAACTGTCCACGAGTGCCGCATTGCCTGCCATTTTGGATGGTATTATTAATATAGTTAGTCGATACATCAGGTTTACCTACACTGTGAAAGAACAGTCCAAAATTATATTTCAATTTCCAGCAATTCTGAGCGTCTGAgaagttttttgctttttccccaCCAGTTGTCATGATTCGgtgtaataaaaaaactgcCAGGGTCATTAACATACTGATCAGCATTCACGTGGTGCTTTGTCTCATAGAATGTGCCCATGTAAATGTGGCCATATACTTTTAAGGGCAAAGGAGTAGACGGTAAACaactctgtgttgtgttttcaaggtgtagtgcagtgAGATATGATCCGCAGTGAGCATGGTCTATTTTATTAGGAAATAGAGCCAGCTCTCCAACCTCCAGctaaaatagaagctctgcgtatctgctccggagggctgcagACTActggagctgggacggagtcggaaTGCAGCCGTTCCacagtcagtgaaaatacacacattgactttaatggaaacctaaggACTCCGCTGCCGTTCTGGAGCGGATCCACAAATTGGGGGTAAGACTGTGGAGAGTTAGATTTTAGCACTTGCCTGTGTGCAGGGCTTAAACTATTCTGGCACCGTGGCTGTTGACAGGACGGGATAAGAGGCCATTTTGGGCGTAcgtacacttttagtaaggatcctacgcacagttttataaatgagacccctgaAGAGGAGAATCTAACGCAAAACGGCAGACCTAAACATTCTAAACCATTCAGTAAATGCATTCTTTAAGTACAACCACAGATGCAAACACAGCAACCAATGGCTGACTGGTGGAATGGAGGAATAGTAAAATGCTGCACACAAACCACACCCGCAGGCATCTAATATGCACAAGACCTGAGTAAACCGCTGGGGAAGTTGCTGCCACCCACTGGGCCCAACGGTACTGCCATGTTTCTACAATCCAACAACCTGTATTTTATCGTCATGTGGATATAGAATTCATTTACCTGGTGAACACGCCAAAGATGACGAACCCTAACTTGGTTAACTGTTGGTTAACTGTGAAACATGGTCTTTTCTGGAGATAATAATAAAGTTGTCTGAGGGTTGAACCCACACATTTGGAGAAAGGGCACAAGGCTAAATAGTTGTTGAACAGGCTAGTCACAATGCTTGGTATATAAAGTTAGTACAGCAGGAAAATGCTCATTGCTCATCATATCGGTTAAAAAAGTACACTTCAATGCATTGCTTTAGAGATCAGTGTGGTCAAtcttatactgtacatcatgttGAAAGGCAAAAAAAGTTAAGTATAACCGTTACCATCCATCATAAGCCCAAAGCCCATTGTAGAATGCAAGCCCGATTGCTCCAAAAGACGATGCTGAGCCTTCAAATGCATTTgagaatgtctcagtgtttccTGGACACAAAGACATAAATATCACTGGTTATATTCAaacgttttcatttaaagaggAGTTGTGTATCAAAGACACTGATAGTGCAAGCAAGCCCACCTTGTGCCAACATAACCATGCCGGCAACCACGATGACAAGAATGATGAAAAGTTTGGCTGCAGTGAAGAAGTTCTGCACGTAACTTGCCAGTTTTACACTTAAACAGTTGACGGTGACGATCAAAACTGAGAAGACAAAAGAAACTgaagaatatacagtataacattCTTACTTAGACATTTGAAATGAATTGTGTCCCTCAAAGAAGATTATTTCTATACTTATATTACTCAAATATTGAATATTACCCTTTGACATAGATGTAgacaattttgtaaaaattCACAATTGGTTTCCTTTGTCTTGTTGGCTCCTGTCAAACCCTTATGTGAATTGCGTTGCCTCTTATTTCCCAGAGTCCCAAGACAAGCTAACTGCAAACTGTACTGAACACCATCCACCAGGTTAGCTGTTTTGTTTAATTACTTTCATTTTAGATCCTTTTTCTTCAAGTCTGCAAATTGCAAGTCCACTTTAAAATGATTAGCCAATGTTTTTGACAGGGAAACTCATTTCAACCTACAATAAAGTTTGGGGCCACTAGGGGGTagtagaaataataataatgtactgTGGTTGTCTGGTGATGGGGAAACCGAGTTGTGTGCGCCTCAGGATGATGTTATGAATCCAGACGCAACAATGTCTCCGACATATCTGGGATTTACACAACATCGTTTAAAGCAGCAATAGTAGTCATtgcagccaaaaaaacaacGGTATCTACAAGGAGaccctctttctttttgatgaGTAGGCTAAAGCGACTTAAAGGAGAGTTCCGGccaattttttaattaatcttgAAGGCTACATGTCTACGAGTATTCTCgataggggaaaaaaatgaccaaaaacggTCTTAGCAAACTGGAGTTGCTGCAGCTAATGGCCAGAGCTCCCAGTTAGCTACAGTGCCAGTTGTGGGGGCATGTTCTAAAGTGTGCCTGTGTGCCTCTTagcagacacaaaatgcaatatcAACTGGCTCCAGACAGCAAAGGACAACgtatctttttctttctcttttttctgcgGGGTGGCGCGTGAGCCAGCTCACGGTGTGAAGCACGTGTCTGCGACAGAGTCCGCATCAGAGTCCGCAACAGAGTCCGCAACAGAGTCTGTGGTCTGTCCTTCAGAGAACATGTCATGCCTTTGCGACAACAACTTGTAGTTGATTTACCAGTAGCTAACTGGGAGCTCTGGCCATTAGCTGCAGTAACTCCAGTTTCTCCAGTTTCCAGTTTCCAGTAGTTCTCCTTTAACACAAATGATTGTTCGGTCAACAAGAGTAATGCAAGGTCAAAATTCAGTGTGACCGCAGCAGAAAACACTTGCTTATATACGTACAGTCCAGCAGATGTAAAGCAGCATTAGGAtttatttggagttgtgtttttgGCCACCTGACAAAGGAAGCCCAACTTTCACTGTAGCTTTAGCTCacttttggtctccaccaacccCTGAGGGTAATGGCTGTCTCTTTCGCTGTTAAATGCTCCAGCCAGTCACCAActttgtctgtcttctgtcaTGTGATTGAGCAGGTAGTGAACAATGGGTTTATAACATCCTTTTGCTGAAACAGATTCCTGTTAGCTGAAAATGATGCTGTAACTCAACTCAAGCGGTTAACTGgatgtaaaaccaaaacaatgctAAAACTTGCTAAAATGTGGTGGAATTGCAGAGCCAGTAATTCTCTTGGGGTTTATCATTACTCACTGAGTCACTCATTTCACATTAGCCTACATGTAGTTGTTTGATCTGCTGTTactataaaacatttattacaaCAGTTTTAAATATGTGATCAACAAGTAATGTGTTGTACTTCTTTTTACCATTAAATCGCAAGGCTCAAAAGTAAAACTTACATATGGCTGCTGCTGAAAGACACTTGGTAACAACAAGAGGAGGCGTACAGCCGGGGTAGAAAGGAGCAGAGGCATATTCTGCAAAGCTCAGAGTGATGATGGCAAAAGAGGAGGGCTTCAGCACCATGACAGTGGTCCAGGAGTAAAGGTAGGCTAAGAGGGAGCCAAAAGCCTCCGACAAATATGAATACTCTCCCCCCGACTTGGTGATCATGGTGCCAAGCTCAGCATAGCACAATGCTCCTGTAGCgacacatacaaataaatacaaaaacagagacagagagaagaggacagatgtaaaaattaaataaaacttgaAGGGGActtttatcatttcttttggtAGACAATTAAAggaaagttttaaaatgtgtcctACCAAGAAACATTGGATTTGAACAAACCCTCTGCACACCATCAAAGCCaaagacagtaaaaaaaaatgctgtgttATATCTGTGTTATAATCCagatccagtgtttttcttgGGATTTGGGAGAAGTCAAGCAAGTGTGCCAAGACCATAGTGACCATAAACTATACTAACATGTACCATGGTGAAATAAAATTATGTTTGACTGTCATAAAGGTTCAAAGTCGTTTGAAGACAAACCACTGAAgctcatactgtacatgttcttTACACAGACCAGTCAGCAATGCTGCTCTTTGTGAGACTTGCAAACCAACCCTTTATTGTGCACATTTACCACCTCCACACTAAAGAGCAAAGTTATGTTTATCTAAATTCTCCCATTTTAACACACTAACACAAATTATTTTACAATCCCCATAAAGAGCAGCATCGTTATGTGGAAATGTTGGCATTTTTCTATTGCAAAAAACACCAGCATGTCTAATACATAACTGTACAATACAAAAACAGTTACTGAATTGCAGCAGCGATCAAAGTCTCCTTACCAAGcaattcatttttgttgttgacagTTTATTGTGTCGATTTCTCTGTGTGTCCTTTCAGTGACATAATTCTGTCCAGTGTCCATTGTGTCAGAACCTTACATTATTTAAGTTACAAAGACAAAATGGACGCAAGCACCAACTGACATTTTAAACTAGTACCTGATATTCTCTGTAGAGGATGTTgccatacacatactgtacataagtaAATAACATTAAGCAGGATAAGAGTTAGATTAAGAATCAAGTTTTACTCATAAATAGTATGTTTTGCTTTAGTAAAATATCCCAAAAGAAGATGCCAAGCAAACACAAAATTATATCTTAATATCTTTGTACCGTACACCATTGACCTCAACAATAGAAAAAATCTCACAGATAAGTGTGTTACAACCAAAACGCTGTTGTAAGTATTGTATCCAGGTTATTGATATAaaaatagagagacagacatctCTGATCTGCCTAAAGTTATGTACTGGTTTTGGTTGCCGTTCTCACCCAGAGTGGCTAACACGCCACAGGCAGCCCAGATGAGGAGGCAGGGTCCCACAGCTCCAGAGTACAGCAGAACCGACTTGGGAGAAATAAAGATGCCCGAGCCAATCATCGTCCCCACAATCAGACAGATGCCACTTAACAGACCAACCTGAGCACACAGATGAAGACGTGGAGGGGTTACTTCAATGCTCACAGTTGAATTTCTTGAATGCTTCCGTGAAATTCATCCAGAcatgaatatatgaatatagAAACCTACTTTTTGTTACATGCTCTCTGCTATTTAATGTAAATAGTTCTTAAAACAGTCTGGGATTGAGGTTGTGATTAAATATGTTATTTATGATCTGGACAACTTGTAATTAGGGTCAATCCTTACCTTGGTTAATACTTTAAGCCtacagtttatttaaacataaatggTCAGCTGGCCAGACAGCTAGTCTGTCAGCTAAAAGGTTCAACACAGGGTCCTGTAAAACACGTCATAAGGAGATATCTAATGCGGAAACTGATTTTGATATCTGAAGGATACCGCATCCTCAAGGTTCCTCTTATCTAAACTATCTTGCCACACAAAGTCAGCCAGGTGTAAAGATCATTGTAAACCCACTAATAAATCAGGTGAAGGCCCCCCTTGCTCAGACCACACCTATCAAACTCAGCCTTCATTTTGATCTCAAGTACTGTCATGAAACAATCCGATCACAATTGTTTTGTGATGTTCTAAAGGTTTAATGAGAAACccaacaataaatacacatacgTATGCAAACTCAACAACTCGCTTTATTCATTTCAATGATGTGAGAGCAGATAGAAAGGGTCAGCAGAGGAAAGGAGGATTGCTCCAAGGTAGGTTCCTGCAGATCATTCTTCAGGGAGTAAAAATGTGTAACAATGTATGATACCAATCACATAAGTCAGAAGATTAAGGCTTGGTTCAGAGTTTTCACAGAATGCAATGAAACGCTTACAAGAACTTCACACATACGTAAAGTCTTGTGACTCTGTCTTGCACGTTTGTGATTTTATGTTGTGGTAACAGACAGAATTATAAACACCTGGAAAAGTACTCTAATCCAAACGATATGCTTGTGCTAAAGTCCTATCACCATTTGTTATTATgctaataaaaatgtaatattttattttctattgacTTTTATATTTACTGGCATCAAGCTAACTTTTCAGCCACACTAGTGGGTCCAATGATGGGGATCAATTGGTTGGTTTAGATGTTTGattcagactgaaatatttcaacagcTATTGGAGGTTGTGGTGATTGCTTTTACAGACGTTCATGGTCTCCAGAGGATGAAGCACCCTGACTGGTGATTCACTGACTTTTCAAAAAGTCGCAAGAACTAATCAATGAATTCCCATGAATTTTGGTACACATAGCCATTGTGACCATAGGATATACTGTATTCTACTAACTTTAATGGGCCACTGGCTTTCATGTATGGCAGCAATACCAGCAGGTCAATAATGACCAAATACTTTCAAAACTACTTATATTTCCTCTAATCTCAGCAGTGTTTTTGGTTGAGTATGAACTTGCAAATGTTAGCGTTCTAAAACACTAATGAATAAACATTACTTGCAAAATGTAAGCATGTTAGTATGTTGACATTAGCCTTTAGATTACTATCCAGCCTTACTCATCTGATCTCATAGCTGTAGACTTATCTGAGCACACAAACCTAATAATTACCACTATCATGTGATTATTGTCCATTTGCACATGGAACGAATGCTTAAGAAGAAGACAAATTACTCCACCACAAGCATGCAGACATGTCAAAGGTGTGTGTCTTcatggattcttttttttatctcaactAACCAGATATGTTACCTTAGAAAGTAAGGGGAAATGAGGTATTCATTTGTCATAGTAATCCTAATTTATCCAGTGAGATTT of Etheostoma spectabile isolate EspeVRDwgs_2016 chromosome 1, UIUC_Espe_1.0, whole genome shotgun sequence contains these proteins:
- the slc7a9 gene encoding b(0,+)-type amino acid transporter 1 isoform X2 — encoded protein: MEEGNIRKRKESQNGSTGYSMDCQNKEKQPKATVLQKDVGLLSGICLIVGTMIGSGIFISPKSVLLYSGAVGPCLLIWAACGVLATLGALCYAELGTMITKSGGEYSYLSEAFGSLLAYLYSWTTVMVLKPSSFAIITLSFAEYASAPFYPGCTPPLVVTKCLSAAAIFLIVTVNCLSVKLASYVQNFFTAAKLFIILVIVVAGMVMLAQGNTETFSNAFEGSASSFGAIGLAFYNGLWAYDGWNQLNFITEELKNPFRNLPLAILIGIPLVSVCYVLVNISYFSVMTSTELLLSPAVAVTFGDRVLHPLSWIIPLFVVFSTFGSANGSCFTAGRLAYVSGREGHMVKILSYISLKRYTPAPALILNVPIVIAGLMVVVSCYLVLAPIIDKPELEYLYCTIFIFSGLLLYYPFVHRKVNWARKLMRPITMHLQLLMEVVPPEKIE
- the slc7a9 gene encoding b(0,+)-type amino acid transporter 1 isoform X1: MEEGNIRKRKESQNGSTGYSMDCQNKEKQPKATVLQKDVGLLSGICLIVGTMIGSGIFISPKSVLLYSGAVGPCLLIWAACGVLATLGALCYAELGTMITKSGGEYSYLSEAFGSLLAYLYSWTTVMVLKPSSFAIITLSFAEYASAPFYPGCTPPLVVTKCLSAAAIFLIVTVNCLSVKLASYVQNFFTAAKLFIILVIVVAGMVMLAQGNTETFSNAFEGSASSFGAIGLAFYNGLWAYDGWNQLNFITEELKNPFRNLPLAILIGIPLVSVCYVLVNISYFSVMTSTELLLSPAVAVTFGDRVLHPLSWIIPLFVVFSTFGSANGSCFTAGRLAYVSGREGHMVKILSYISLKRYTPAPALILNGMLAIFYIIPADINTLINYFSFAQWVFYGLTALALIVMRFTRKELHRPVKVPIVIAGLMVVVSCYLVLAPIIDKPELEYLYCTIFIFSGLLLYYPFVHRKVNWARKLMRPITMHLQLLMEVVPPEKIE